One Paracoccus sp. TOH DNA segment encodes these proteins:
- the ribB gene encoding 3,4-dihydroxy-2-butanone-4-phosphate synthase produces MQYDKPGEVERDWSSAISPTEEIINEARNGRMFILVDHEDRENEGDLVIPAQMATPDAVNFMATHGRGLICLSMPGARIDALGLPLMSSKNSSRHETAFTMSIEAREGVTTGISAHDRAHTIAIAIDPTKGAADIATPGHIFPLRARDGGVLVRAGHTEAAVDISRLAGLNPAGVICEIMNEDGSMARLPDLVAFAQKHGLKIGTISDLIAYRRRHDNLIAERGQRAVHSTHGGDWMMRIFADETTGAEHIVLTKGDLTTPGPVPVRMHVLDPLHDVLGIGRESAGSLGAAMRLIAEEGRGVVVLFRDLEPRLPRQDEVSSHVIRQYGLGAQILSALGLSELVLLTNSAPVKVVGLDAYGLSIHSSRPIPQE; encoded by the coding sequence ATGCAATATGACAAGCCGGGTGAGGTCGAGCGGGACTGGTCGAGCGCCATCTCTCCGACCGAGGAGATCATCAACGAGGCCCGCAACGGCCGGATGTTCATCCTGGTGGACCACGAGGACCGCGAGAACGAGGGCGACCTGGTGATCCCGGCGCAGATGGCCACGCCCGACGCGGTGAACTTCATGGCCACCCACGGCCGCGGGCTGATCTGCCTGTCGATGCCCGGCGCGCGCATCGACGCGCTGGGGCTGCCGCTGATGAGCTCGAAGAACTCCAGCCGCCACGAGACCGCCTTCACCATGTCGATCGAGGCGCGCGAGGGCGTGACCACCGGCATCTCGGCCCATGACCGCGCCCATACCATCGCGATCGCCATCGACCCGACCAAGGGCGCGGCCGACATCGCCACGCCCGGCCATATCTTCCCGCTGCGGGCGCGCGACGGCGGCGTGCTGGTCCGCGCCGGCCATACCGAGGCGGCGGTGGACATTTCGCGCCTGGCCGGGCTGAACCCGGCGGGCGTGATCTGCGAGATCATGAACGAGGACGGCAGCATGGCGCGGCTGCCGGATCTGGTGGCCTTCGCCCAGAAGCACGGGCTGAAGATCGGCACAATCAGCGACCTGATCGCCTATCGCCGCCGCCACGACAACCTGATCGCCGAGCGCGGCCAGCGCGCCGTGCATTCGACGCATGGCGGCGACTGGATGATGCGCATCTTCGCCGACGAGACCACCGGCGCCGAGCATATCGTGCTGACCAAGGGCGACCTGACCACGCCCGGCCCGGTTCCGGTGCGCATGCATGTCCTGGACCCGCTGCATGACGTGCTGGGCATCGGCCGCGAATCCGCCGGCAGCCTGGGCGCCGCCATGCGCCTCATCGCCGAGGAGGGGCGGGGGGTCGTGGTGCTGTTCCGCGACCTGGAACCGCGGCTGCCGCGCCAGGACGAGGTGTCGTCGCATGTGATCCGGCAATACGGGCTCGGGGCGCAGATCCTCTCGGCGCTCGGCCTGTCCGAACTGGTGCTGCTGACCAATTCGGCGCCGGTCAAGGTGGTCGGGCTTGACGCCTACGGGCTTTCGATCCATTCCAGCCGTCCGATTCCCCAAGAGTGA
- a CDS encoding 6,7-dimethyl-8-ribityllumazine synthase, which translates to MAASIEHYQLPLPRIEGGARLLIVVAPYYRQIADGLIAGARKVAAEAGAAVDLVEVPGALEVPTVIGLAAARGLYDGYVALGCVIRGETTHYDTVCNDSSRGITLLGLQGHCIGNGILTVENYRQAEVRADPDGQNKGGGAAAAALHLVALKRRWQAQSPRGDAGAPRDVIKLAGEIDGPRGA; encoded by the coding sequence ATGGCCGCCAGCATCGAACATTACCAATTGCCGCTGCCCCGTATCGAGGGCGGCGCGCGGCTGCTGATCGTGGTCGCGCCCTATTACCGCCAGATCGCCGACGGGCTGATCGCCGGCGCGCGCAAGGTCGCGGCCGAGGCCGGCGCGGCCGTGGATCTGGTCGAGGTGCCCGGCGCGCTGGAGGTTCCGACCGTCATCGGCCTGGCCGCCGCGCGCGGGCTCTATGACGGCTATGTCGCGCTGGGTTGCGTGATCCGGGGCGAGACCACGCATTACGACACGGTCTGCAACGACAGCTCGCGCGGCATCACCCTGCTGGGGCTGCAGGGCCATTGCATCGGCAATGGCATCCTGACGGTCGAGAATTACCGGCAGGCCGAGGTCCGCGCCGACCCGGACGGCCAGAACAAGGGCGGCGGCGCCGCTGCGGCCGCGCTGCATCTGGTAGCGCTGAAACGCCGCTGGCAGGCGCAATCGCCACGCGGCGATGCGGGGGCGCCGCGCGACGTGATCAAGCTGGCCGGCGAAATCGACGGGCCGAGGGGCGCATGA
- the nusB gene encoding transcription antitermination factor NusB, translated as MSKTGDKRNSADREARQARAAAARLYAVQALFQMEAAGHSADRVQREFLNWRIGREGEDQDIVSAEADLALFARIIDDAVTWQSKIDQMTDRALVAKWPIDRIDPVLRSVFRAAGAELVTPKTPPRVVITEYVQLAQAFFAEGRESKFVNAVLDHMAREARPEAF; from the coding sequence ATGAGCAAGACAGGCGACAAACGCAATTCCGCCGACCGCGAGGCCCGGCAGGCCCGGGCCGCCGCGGCGCGGCTTTATGCCGTGCAGGCGCTGTTCCAGATGGAGGCGGCCGGCCATTCCGCCGACCGCGTCCAGCGCGAGTTCCTGAACTGGCGCATCGGCCGCGAGGGCGAGGACCAGGACATCGTCTCGGCCGAGGCGGATCTGGCACTGTTCGCCCGCATCATCGACGATGCCGTCACCTGGCAGTCGAAGATCGACCAGATGACCGACCGGGCGCTGGTGGCGAAATGGCCGATCGACCGCATCGACCCGGTGCTGCGCTCGGTGTTTCGTGCCGCCGGAGCCGAACTGGTGACCCCGAAGACCCCGCCCAGGGTGGTGATCACCGAATATGTGCAGTTGGCGCAGGCCTTCTTCGCCGAGGGGCGCGAGTCGAAATTCGTCAATGCCGTGCTGGACCATATGGCCCGCGAGGCGCGGCCCGAGGCATTCTGA
- a CDS encoding DUF481 domain-containing protein, protein MKTLAYLAGATALATAFAAPAFAQSEISTGANATGISSVNEQMKDVEEAVRDDFDRSSDAYRFGNPERREGLFGSVALSYVGRTGNSENQDFSLSGRLSANQGRFSQSVGILLEYGENNAGDKDTEKTYVIYEGMYDINDRFYGFALGRLTTDALANNPVTLADDETFDDLDGRLKRDAYFGVGPGYRVINNDTTAWRVQAAVGVRYTKAVDVIDPVAETYEYNTNTEVGYLLSSRFYHKINDQFFITNDTDYLTSDANDTATNELGLNFKMTDAFATRVSYKTEYVSDRATRTDNTLGVSLVYGF, encoded by the coding sequence ATGAAAACGCTTGCTTACCTCGCCGGCGCTACCGCCCTTGCGACCGCCTTCGCGGCCCCCGCCTTCGCGCAGTCGGAAATCAGCACGGGCGCCAATGCCACCGGCATCTCCTCGGTCAACGAACAGATGAAGGACGTCGAAGAGGCGGTTCGCGACGATTTCGACCGTTCGTCCGACGCCTATCGCTTCGGCAATCCGGAGCGCCGCGAAGGCCTGTTCGGCTCGGTCGCGCTGAGCTATGTCGGCCGCACCGGCAACAGCGAGAACCAGGACTTCAGCCTGTCCGGCCGGCTGTCGGCCAATCAGGGCCGCTTCTCGCAATCGGTCGGTATCCTGCTTGAATACGGCGAGAACAACGCCGGCGACAAGGATACCGAAAAGACCTATGTCATCTACGAAGGCATGTATGACATCAACGACCGCTTCTACGGTTTCGCGCTGGGTCGCCTGACCACCGATGCGCTGGCCAACAACCCGGTCACCCTGGCCGATGACGAGACCTTCGATGATCTGGACGGCCGCCTGAAGCGGGACGCCTATTTCGGCGTCGGTCCGGGCTATCGCGTGATCAACAACGACACCACCGCCTGGCGCGTGCAGGCCGCCGTCGGCGTGCGCTACACCAAGGCCGTGGACGTGATCGACCCGGTGGCCGAAACCTATGAATACAACACCAACACCGAAGTCGGTTACCTGCTGTCGTCGCGCTTCTACCACAAGATCAACGACCAGTTCTTCATCACCAACGATACCGACTACCTGACCTCGGACGCCAACGATACCGCGACCAACGAGCTGGGCCTGAACTTCAAGATGACGGATGCCTTCGCGACCCGGGTTTCGTACAAGACCGAGTATGTCTCGGACCGCGCGACCCGCACCGACAACACGCTGGGCGTGTCGCTGGTCTACGGTTTCTGA
- a CDS encoding MmcB family DNA repair protein — protein MTETLPVKPGQRLARGVARMLTGIGHAALAEFVPAGGLRVDVISVSPKGEIWVVECKSCRADFVADRKWQGYLEFCDRFFWAVDADFPEDLLPAGSGLIRADSWGAELVRMAPETRLAGARRSRLLRDIARVSTARLLALTDPLGISGAAS, from the coding sequence ATGACCGAAACCCTGCCGGTGAAACCGGGCCAGCGGTTGGCGCGCGGCGTGGCGCGGATGCTGACCGGGATCGGCCATGCGGCGCTGGCGGAGTTCGTGCCCGCGGGCGGGCTGCGGGTCGACGTGATCTCGGTTTCGCCCAAGGGCGAGATCTGGGTGGTGGAATGCAAGAGCTGCCGGGCCGATTTCGTCGCCGACCGGAAATGGCAGGGCTATCTGGAATTCTGCGACCGCTTCTTCTGGGCGGTGGACGCGGATTTTCCCGAAGACCTGCTGCCCGCGGGCTCGGGCCTGATCCGCGCCGATTCCTGGGGCGCGGAACTGGTGCGCATGGCGCCCGAGACGCGGTTGGCCGGCGCCCGGCGCAGCCGGCTGCTGCGCGACATCGCCCGGGTCTCGACCGCGCGGCTGCTGGCGCTGACCGATCCGCTGGGAATCAGCGGCGCGGCTTCCTGA
- a CDS encoding DUF6324 family protein, protein MSINSESNIAANLQIGPTDRGMVRIYVEAEGVDLPLDFDPDEAEEIAEELLAAAEAARSMGAPGKGGGGKPGKDVRKPRR, encoded by the coding sequence ATGAGCATCAACAGCGAAAGCAATATCGCCGCGAATCTTCAGATCGGCCCCACCGATCGCGGCATGGTCCGCATCTATGTCGAGGCCGAAGGCGTCGACCTGCCGCTGGATTTCGATCCCGACGAGGCCGAGGAAATCGCCGAGGAACTGCTGGCCGCGGCCGAGGCGGCGCGCAGCATGGGCGCACCCGGCAAGGGCGGCGGCGGCAAGCCCGGCAAGGATGTCAGGAAGCCGCGCCGCTGA
- the dusA gene encoding tRNA dihydrouridine(20/20a) synthase DusA, with product MTTVHKNGIAEAARFSVAPMMDWTDSLCRRVHRLLSRRTLLYTEMVTAPALVFGDRAKLLDHDAGEHPLALQLGGSDPGQLAEAARIGADWGYDEINLNVGCPSDRVQSGCFGAVLMTRPELVVECVAAMIAASPVEVTVKCRIGVDEQDPEAVLPDFLCRMREAGVRRITIHARKAWLQGLSPRENREIPPLDYPLVHRMKRDFPDLHLSVNGGIASLDAVGEHLRMMDGVMVGRAAYHQPWDMLGAADRLWNEAPRFADPLAAAQALRELVEAHLAAGGRLHQVTRHMLGLFHGRPGARGWRRQLSEGASRARDRAEALAVYDAALAEVMVPA from the coding sequence ATGACCACGGTCCACAAGAACGGTATCGCGGAGGCGGCGCGGTTTTCCGTGGCCCCGATGATGGACTGGACCGACAGCCTGTGCCGCCGCGTCCACCGCCTGCTGTCGCGCCGCACCCTGCTTTATACCGAAATGGTGACCGCCCCGGCGCTGGTTTTCGGCGACCGCGCAAAACTGCTGGACCACGACGCGGGCGAGCATCCGCTGGCGCTGCAACTGGGCGGCTCGGATCCCGGGCAATTGGCCGAGGCGGCGCGGATCGGCGCCGATTGGGGCTATGACGAGATCAACCTGAATGTCGGCTGCCCCAGCGACCGGGTGCAGTCGGGCTGCTTCGGCGCCGTGCTGATGACCCGGCCCGAGCTGGTCGTGGAATGCGTCGCGGCGATGATCGCGGCCAGCCCGGTCGAGGTCACGGTGAAATGCCGCATCGGCGTGGACGAGCAGGACCCCGAGGCGGTGCTGCCGGATTTCCTGTGCCGGATGCGCGAGGCCGGCGTGCGCCGCATCACCATCCATGCCCGCAAGGCCTGGCTTCAGGGCCTGTCGCCGCGCGAGAACCGCGAGATCCCGCCGCTGGACTATCCGCTGGTGCATCGCATGAAGCGGGACTTTCCCGACCTGCACCTGTCGGTGAATGGCGGCATCGCCTCGCTCGACGCGGTGGGCGAGCATCTGCGGATGATGGACGGGGTGATGGTCGGGCGCGCCGCCTATCACCAGCCCTGGGACATGCTGGGCGCGGCCGACCGGCTCTGGAACGAGGCGCCGCGCTTTGCCGATCCGCTCGCGGCGGCGCAGGCGCTGCGCGAACTGGTCGAGGCGCATCTGGCGGCGGGCGGGCGGCTGCATCAAGTGACGCGGCACATGCTGGGACTGTTCCACGGCCGGCCGGGCGCGCGCGGCTGGCGGCGGCAGCTTTCCGAAGGCGCCTCGCGGGCCCGCGACCGCGCCGAGGCGCTGGCGGTCTATGACGCCGCGCTGGCCGAGGTCATGGTCCCGGCCTGA
- the mazG gene encoding nucleoside triphosphate pyrophosphohydrolase: MAALRDPQTGCPWDIEQDFASIAPYTIEEAHEVADAIARQAWDELPGELGDLLLQVIFHAQMADEAGMFDFAEVVAKISDKMIDRHPHIFGDESRDKSAEQQVRDWEAIKARERAAKAEKGVLDGVALGLPALTRAVKLQNRAARVGFDWPGPAGVLDKIVEESRELVEARDSADHAHLTEEFGDLMFVMANLARHLQIDPEEALRAANAKFTRRFQAIEAALATQGRRPEDSDLAEMDALWDRAKAAERE, from the coding sequence ATGGCGGCGCTGCGCGACCCGCAGACCGGCTGTCCCTGGGACATCGAGCAGGACTTCGCCTCGATCGCGCCCTATACCATCGAGGAGGCGCATGAGGTCGCAGACGCCATCGCCCGCCAGGCCTGGGACGAGCTGCCGGGCGAGCTGGGCGACCTGCTGCTGCAGGTGATCTTCCATGCCCAGATGGCCGACGAGGCCGGGATGTTCGACTTCGCCGAGGTGGTGGCGAAGATCTCGGACAAGATGATCGACCGGCATCCGCATATCTTCGGCGACGAATCCCGCGACAAATCGGCCGAGCAGCAGGTCCGCGACTGGGAGGCGATCAAGGCCCGAGAGCGCGCCGCCAAGGCCGAAAAGGGCGTGCTGGACGGCGTGGCGCTTGGCCTGCCGGCGCTGACCCGCGCGGTCAAGCTGCAGAACCGCGCCGCCCGCGTCGGCTTCGACTGGCCCGGCCCGGCCGGTGTGCTGGACAAGATCGTCGAGGAAAGCCGCGAGCTGGTCGAGGCCAGGGACAGCGCCGATCACGCCCATTTGACCGAGGAATTCGGCGATCTGATGTTCGTGATGGCGAATCTGGCCCGGCACCTGCAGATCGACCCCGAGGAGGCGCTGCGTGCCGCCAATGCCAAGTTCACCCGCCGCTTCCAGGCCATCGAGGCGGCGCTGGCCACCCAGGGCCGCCGCCCCGAGGACAGCGACCTGGCCGAGATGGATGCGCTTTGGGATCGCGCCAAGGCGGCCGAGCGCGAATAG
- the yajC gene encoding preprotein translocase subunit YajC, which produces MFVTAAHAQAAGAPSGAASIASFLPLVLIFVIMYFLMIRPQQKRMKEHRALIEALKKGDEVVTQGGLVGKITSIRDNELEVEIAPGVKVRVIRSTITGLVNRTQPAAANN; this is translated from the coding sequence ATGTTCGTGACCGCCGCCCATGCCCAGGCCGCCGGAGCGCCTTCGGGGGCCGCCAGCATCGCCTCGTTCCTGCCGTTGGTCCTGATCTTCGTGATCATGTATTTCCTGATGATCCGGCCGCAGCAGAAGCGCATGAAGGAACATCGCGCCCTGATCGAGGCGCTGAAGAAGGGCGACGAGGTCGTCACCCAGGGCGGCCTGGTGGGCAAGATCACCTCGATCCGCGACAATGAGCTTGAGGTCGAGATCGCGCCGGGCGTCAAGGTCCGCGTGATCCGCTCGACCATCACCGGCTTGGTGAATCGCACCCAGCCCGCCGCCGCCAACAACTGA
- the secD gene encoding protein translocase subunit SecD: MLDIPFWKRLLILALIGLGLLYAMPNLFYNRVEQHNDAVTAAERNGFATEEETQARAGWPDWLPSGLVNLGLDLRGGAHLLGEVHVQDVYKARMDSLWPELRDALAAQRDLVGAVRRVQAPDGQLTVEIGNPEQMAKAVEIARGLATPVTSLTGAGQSDLAISASGSRLTVQLSDAEKAATDDRTVQQSLEIIRRRIDEVGTREPTIQRQGKDRILIQVPGIGSAEELKQLIGTTAKLTFNPVVNRTTDANARPGTGNVLLPSMDEPGVYYVIEENPVVTGEDLTDARPSFDQNGAPAVDFRFGPSGAKRFGAYTSANIGQPFAIVLDNQVISAPVIRQAITTGSGQISGAMDVEGSTQLAVLLRAGALPAQMTFLEERTIGPELGQDSIDAGRLSSIIATVAVVAYMVASYGLFGVFASVAVIVNVILILSVMSMMGATLTLPGIAGIVLTVGTAVDANVIIYERIREELRAGKRMAKAIDDGFSEAMSAIIDANVTSFIAAMVMFFLGSGPVKGFAVTLTIGLVTSVFTAIYLTRLLIVLWLEWRKPKELIL, from the coding sequence ATGCTGGACATCCCCTTCTGGAAGCGTCTGCTGATCCTCGCCCTCATCGGCCTGGGTCTGCTCTATGCGATGCCGAACCTGTTCTACAACCGGGTCGAGCAGCATAACGACGCCGTCACCGCCGCCGAGCGCAACGGTTTCGCAACCGAGGAAGAGACCCAGGCCCGCGCCGGCTGGCCGGACTGGCTGCCTTCGGGCCTGGTCAATCTGGGCCTCGACCTGCGCGGCGGCGCCCATCTGCTGGGCGAGGTGCATGTCCAGGACGTCTACAAGGCCCGGATGGATTCGCTGTGGCCCGAGCTGCGCGACGCGCTAGCAGCGCAGCGCGACCTGGTCGGCGCCGTCCGCCGGGTCCAGGCCCCCGACGGCCAGCTGACGGTCGAGATCGGCAATCCCGAGCAGATGGCCAAGGCGGTCGAGATCGCCCGCGGCCTGGCCACGCCCGTCACCTCGCTGACCGGCGCCGGGCAGAGCGATCTGGCGATCTCGGCCTCGGGCAGCCGGCTGACCGTGCAGCTTTCGGATGCGGAGAAGGCCGCGACCGACGACCGCACCGTGCAGCAGTCTCTGGAGATTATCCGCCGCCGCATCGACGAGGTCGGCACGCGCGAGCCGACGATCCAGCGCCAGGGCAAGGACCGCATCCTGATCCAGGTGCCCGGCATCGGCTCGGCCGAGGAACTGAAGCAGCTGATCGGCACCACGGCGAAACTGACCTTCAACCCGGTGGTGAACCGCACCACCGATGCCAATGCGCGTCCCGGCACCGGCAATGTGCTGCTGCCCTCGATGGACGAGCCCGGCGTCTATTACGTCATCGAGGAGAATCCGGTTGTCACCGGCGAGGATCTGACCGACGCCCGGCCGAGCTTCGACCAAAACGGCGCGCCGGCGGTGGATTTCCGGTTCGGCCCCTCGGGCGCCAAGCGGTTCGGGGCCTATACCTCGGCCAATATCGGCCAGCCTTTCGCCATCGTGCTGGACAACCAGGTGATCTCGGCGCCGGTGATCCGGCAGGCGATCACCACCGGCTCGGGGCAGATCTCGGGCGCCATGGACGTCGAAGGCTCGACGCAGCTGGCAGTGCTGCTGCGCGCGGGCGCGCTGCCGGCGCAGATGACCTTCCTGGAGGAACGCACCATCGGCCCGGAACTGGGCCAGGATTCGATCGACGCCGGCCGGCTGTCCTCGATCATCGCCACGGTGGCGGTGGTGGCCTATATGGTCGCGAGCTATGGGTTGTTCGGTGTCTTCGCCTCGGTCGCGGTGATCGTGAACGTCATCCTGATCCTGTCGGTCATGTCGATGATGGGGGCGACGCTGACGCTGCCCGGCATCGCCGGCATTGTGCTGACCGTCGGCACCGCGGTCGACGCCAACGTCATCATCTACGAGCGTATCCGCGAGGAGCTGCGCGCCGGCAAGCGCATGGCCAAGGCCATCGACGACGGCTTCAGCGAGGCGATGAGCGCGATCATCGACGCCAACGTCACCAGCTTCATCGCGGCGATGGTGATGTTCTTCCTCGGCTCCGGGCCGGTGAAGGGCTTTGCGGTCACGCTGACCATCGGCCTGGTCACCTCGGTCTTCACGGCGATCTACCTGACCCGCCTGTTGATCGTGCTCTGGCTGGAATGGCGCAAACCCAAAGAGCTGATCTTGTAA
- the secF gene encoding protein translocase subunit SecF, whose protein sequence is MAFRLKLVPDNTSYNFFRWQWLTFGISALAMVVSVVLVLVMGLNFGIDFKGGTTIRTESPTAFEVGDYRQALNGLDLGDVSITEVFDPSFGASKHVAMIRIGTTDETGSVTPEQLNEVEAALQTVDPQVVFAAVESVGPKVSGELIKTAFYAVGAATICIMFYIWLRFEWQFALGAVVSIVHDVLLTVGIFSLFQLKFDLTTIAALLTTLGYSVNDTVVVFDRLRENLIKFKTMPLIDVMNLTVNETLSRTIMTAVTTALALGAMMIFGGDVIRGFVFAMLWGVFVGCYSTIYVAKNIVLWLGVKRDWSKPGPKEKTPGEDIPAAFRDAP, encoded by the coding sequence ATGGCATTTCGTCTGAAACTCGTTCCCGACAACACCAGCTACAACTTCTTCCGCTGGCAATGGCTGACCTTCGGCATCTCGGCCCTGGCCATGGTCGTCTCGGTCGTGCTGGTGCTGGTCATGGGGCTGAACTTCGGCATCGACTTCAAGGGCGGCACCACCATCCGCACCGAAAGTCCGACCGCCTTCGAGGTCGGCGACTACCGGCAGGCGCTGAACGGGCTGGACCTGGGCGACGTCTCGATCACCGAGGTCTTCGATCCGAGCTTCGGCGCCAGCAAACATGTGGCGATGATCCGCATCGGCACCACGGACGAGACCGGCTCGGTCACGCCCGAGCAACTGAACGAGGTCGAGGCGGCGCTGCAGACCGTCGATCCGCAGGTGGTCTTCGCCGCGGTGGAATCGGTCGGCCCCAAGGTCTCGGGAGAGCTGATCAAGACCGCCTTCTACGCGGTGGGCGCCGCGACCATCTGCATCATGTTCTATATCTGGCTGCGCTTCGAATGGCAGTTCGCGCTGGGGGCGGTGGTCTCGATCGTGCATGACGTGCTGCTGACGGTGGGGATCTTCTCGCTCTTCCAGCTGAAGTTCGACCTGACCACCATCGCGGCGCTGCTGACCACGCTGGGCTATTCGGTGAACGACACCGTGGTCGTCTTCGACCGGCTGCGCGAGAACCTGATCAAATTCAAGACCATGCCGCTGATCGACGTGATGAACCTGACGGTGAACGAGACGCTGTCGCGCACCATCATGACCGCCGTCACCACGGCGCTGGCGCTTGGCGCGATGATGATCTTCGGCGGCGACGTGATCCGCGGCTTCGTCTTCGCCATGCTGTGGGGCGTGTTCGTCGGCTGCTATTCGACCATCTACGTCGCCAAGAACATCGTGCTGTGGCTGGGCGTCAAGCGCGACTGGAGCAAGCCCGGACCCAAGGAGAAGACGCCGGGCGAGGATATTCCCGCCGCCTTCCGGGACGCGCCCTGA
- a CDS encoding Mth938-like domain-containing protein, whose protein sequence is MAVMTPTEFSGAVPVDGYGPGFFRVGGVVHHGAVIVTAAGVRAWGGLGDREPLLALAGEVDVLFLGMGAEIAFPPRDLTAALDAAGVMAEPMSSASAARSYNVTLSEGRRVACALIPL, encoded by the coding sequence ATGGCGGTGATGACCCCCACGGAATTCTCCGGGGCCGTGCCGGTGGACGGCTACGGCCCCGGCTTCTTCCGGGTCGGTGGCGTGGTGCATCACGGCGCGGTGATCGTCACCGCCGCGGGCGTGCGCGCCTGGGGCGGGCTGGGCGACCGCGAGCCGCTGCTGGCGCTGGCCGGCGAGGTGGACGTGCTGTTCCTGGGCATGGGCGCCGAGATCGCCTTTCCGCCGCGCGACCTGACCGCGGCGCTGGATGCCGCCGGCGTGATGGCCGAGCCGATGAGTTCGGCCTCGGCCGCGCGCAGCTACAATGTCACACTGTCCGAGGGCCGGCGCGTGGCCTGTGCGCTGATCCCGTTATGA
- the ccmA gene encoding heme ABC exporter ATP-binding protein CcmA, giving the protein MSLLAVRDLAVARGGLRAVEGVSFGLDPGRALVLRGPNGIGKTTLLRTLAGLQPAVAGRIETAPEAIAYAGHSDGLKPALTVTENLRFWAEIFGGHDIAAALEAMNLRELASRPAHALSAGQKRRLGLARLMVTGRPIWLLDEPTVSLDRDSVALFAAMLRAHLGRGGAAVIATHIDLGMPEAEIIDLAPYRATQTRRESRPAGFNEAFG; this is encoded by the coding sequence ATGAGCCTGCTCGCGGTCCGCGACCTTGCCGTGGCGCGGGGCGGGCTGCGCGCCGTCGAAGGGGTCTCCTTCGGACTCGATCCCGGCCGGGCGCTGGTGCTGCGCGGGCCGAACGGCATCGGCAAGACCACGCTGCTGCGCACGCTGGCCGGGCTGCAGCCGGCGGTCGCCGGCAGGATCGAGACGGCGCCGGAGGCCATCGCCTATGCCGGCCATTCCGACGGGCTGAAGCCGGCGCTGACCGTGACCGAGAACCTGCGTTTCTGGGCCGAGATCTTCGGCGGCCATGACATCGCCGCCGCGTTGGAGGCGATGAACCTGCGCGAGCTGGCCTCGCGGCCGGCCCATGCGCTGTCGGCCGGGCAGAAGCGGCGGCTGGGGCTGGCGCGGCTGATGGTGACGGGACGGCCGATCTGGCTGCTCGACGAGCCGACGGTGTCGCTGGACCGCGATTCGGTGGCGCTGTTCGCCGCCATGCTGCGCGCCCATCTGGGCCGGGGCGGCGCGGCGGTGATCGCCACCCATATCGACCTGGGCATGCCCGAGGCCGAGATCATCGACCTTGCCCCCTATCGCGCCACGCAGACCCGCCGCGAATCGCGCCCCGCCGGCTTCAATGAGGCATTCGGATGA
- the ccmB gene encoding heme exporter protein CcmB produces MKALLIRDLRLATRAGGGFGLALAFFLIVCTLVPFGVGPEGGTLSRIAPGILWVGALLSCLLSLDRIFALDFEDGSLDLLATAPLPLEGTVAIKALAHWLVTGLPLALSAPVFGLLLHLPGPAYPWLVASLILGTPALSMLGAFGAAVTVGLRRGGLLLSLLVLPLYVPTLIFGAEAVRRGAAGADPGAPLVFLAAITLATLALAPFAAAAALRVNLR; encoded by the coding sequence ATGAAGGCGCTGCTGATCCGCGACCTGCGGCTGGCCACGCGCGCCGGAGGCGGCTTCGGGCTGGCGCTGGCCTTCTTCCTGATCGTCTGCACGCTGGTCCCCTTCGGCGTCGGCCCGGAAGGGGGCACGCTGTCGCGCATCGCGCCCGGCATCCTGTGGGTCGGGGCGCTGCTGTCCTGCCTGCTGTCGCTCGACCGCATCTTCGCGCTGGATTTCGAGGATGGCAGCCTGGATCTGCTGGCGACCGCGCCGCTGCCGCTGGAGGGGACGGTGGCGATCAAGGCGCTTGCGCATTGGCTGGTCACCGGCCTGCCGCTGGCGCTGTCGGCGCCGGTCTTCGGCCTGCTTCTGCACCTGCCGGGGCCGGCCTATCCCTGGCTGGTGGCCTCGCTGATCCTCGGCACGCCGGCGCTGTCGATGCTGGGCGCCTTCGGCGCGGCGGTGACGGTGGGGCTGCGGCGCGGCGGGCTGCTGCTGTCGCTCTTGGTGCTGCCGCTTTACGTGCCGACGCTGATCTTCGGCGCCGAGGCGGTGCGGCGCGGCGCCGCGGGCGCCGATCCGGGCGCGCCGCTGGTCTTCCTGGCCGCGATCACGCTTGCCACCCTGGCGCTGGCGCCCTTTGCCGCGGCCGCCGCGCTGCGCGTCAATCTGCGGTGA